The following proteins are encoded in a genomic region of Acidobacteriota bacterium:
- a CDS encoding HEAT repeat domain-containing protein, which produces MMTYDPRPGGRAVLVAPLILALAILACAQGTPSPDAEREPYYQRLGAIWKGAGLSPEAEYWRAPERTPGDFLSLDPEATGVWVSCDRWPDGSDARRFGLDAIRLSGARTDHEKALAVYRWVRRWMIYNNSNGSSIEHLNPGPAGHAVVHQADKLLNVYGVHWCGGQARAVEQIWRALGYRAEKVIRGSHTIVGLHYRDYDGVERWHGLDVSHSNVAWNDSYQRLLSLDELSTQWYAGYFQYGLPGNGHLYFNDHRMELHLRRGEKLERLWSNVGKPYQDNAARGKGMAQRVPDYERGPYLPFTYGNGVWRYAPDLGRAGWEKGLAEPAANMVPGRLQPAAVGSRATAVWRFRSPYIFSDAAVKLRLRRGTAADRVRLLFSSDEGKSWNAIWEAPDELIGNPEITVPICPKFEVTEKGPKPPAGLHSPFGRYAYRLKLELTAAGNPGDCRVEAIEFENTVQLNIYSLPQLHPGNNTITVRGRIDPGTALRVTYVWDDAAGKGRRHVAMVEKSPYTYEIAATGSRWEDIICRSITVEAVEMVDSGNGAEPSGRVSQPASAPELPPVERTMGRWNGQPLEDQLPKLDQVLAAVGNGQRFKRMVRGAVMRADPRMFEAFKSMAYQEPSPNDKLLAFVGMYRADPEKARPVLLDILGDREGRRVTWSKGKDKKDLGWGRELSWCEGGTVIGYIAAEAGWGEFLPGLLRVLASDQCKSGWGPRYGTVRVIGRLGKGRPGAAEAIRGVLEQKRGKEHGDTLIVAALAAGVLGDKGSIAALRRHLDGEYWPLKHNAALSLGMLGDVSIVPRMLDW; this is translated from the coding sequence ATGATGACATATGATCCACGTCCAGGCGGCCGGGCCGTCCTGGTGGCCCCTTTGATTCTGGCTCTGGCCATTCTTGCCTGTGCCCAAGGGACACCGTCGCCGGATGCGGAAAGGGAGCCCTACTACCAGAGGCTCGGGGCGATCTGGAAGGGTGCCGGGTTGAGCCCGGAAGCCGAATACTGGCGCGCGCCCGAGCGTACCCCCGGGGATTTCCTGAGCCTCGATCCGGAGGCCACCGGTGTCTGGGTCAGCTGCGACCGATGGCCCGACGGCTCCGATGCGCGGCGCTTCGGCCTGGACGCGATCCGGCTCTCGGGCGCGCGGACGGATCATGAAAAGGCCCTGGCCGTCTACCGCTGGGTGCGGCGCTGGATGATCTACAACAATTCGAACGGGAGCTCGATCGAGCACCTGAACCCCGGCCCGGCCGGGCACGCCGTGGTGCACCAGGCCGACAAGCTGCTCAATGTCTACGGGGTGCACTGGTGCGGGGGGCAGGCGCGGGCGGTGGAGCAGATCTGGCGCGCCCTGGGGTACCGTGCGGAAAAGGTCATCCGGGGGAGTCACACGATCGTGGGACTCCACTACCGGGACTACGACGGGGTCGAGCGCTGGCACGGCCTCGATGTGTCCCACAGCAATGTCGCCTGGAACGACTCCTATCAGCGCCTGTTGAGCCTGGACGAGCTTTCGACCCAATGGTACGCGGGCTATTTCCAGTACGGGTTGCCGGGGAACGGGCATCTCTATTTCAACGATCACCGGATGGAACTGCACCTGCGGCGCGGGGAGAAACTCGAGCGGCTCTGGAGCAATGTCGGCAAACCGTACCAGGACAACGCCGCGCGGGGCAAGGGGATGGCCCAGAGGGTCCCCGACTACGAGCGCGGGCCGTATCTCCCCTTTACCTACGGCAACGGCGTCTGGCGCTATGCCCCCGACCTGGGCCGCGCGGGGTGGGAGAAGGGGTTGGCCGAGCCGGCCGCGAACATGGTGCCGGGAAGGCTGCAACCCGCGGCGGTGGGCAGCCGGGCGACGGCGGTGTGGCGTTTCCGCTCCCCCTACATCTTCTCCGATGCGGCCGTAAAACTCCGGCTGCGGCGCGGGACCGCGGCGGACCGGGTACGGCTCCTGTTTTCCTCGGACGAGGGGAAAAGCTGGAACGCGATCTGGGAGGCCCCGGATGAATTGATCGGCAATCCGGAGATCACCGTACCCATCTGCCCGAAGTTCGAGGTGACGGAAAAGGGGCCCAAACCTCCCGCCGGGCTGCACTCCCCCTTCGGACGTTACGCCTACCGCTTGAAGCTGGAATTGACGGCGGCGGGAAATCCCGGGGACTGCCGGGTTGAGGCGATCGAATTTGAAAACACCGTGCAGTTGAACATCTATTCGCTTCCCCAGCTGCATCCGGGAAACAACACCATAACCGTCAGGGGCCGGATCGACCCCGGGACGGCTCTGCGCGTCACCTATGTTTGGGACGACGCCGCGGGGAAGGGGCGGCGGCATGTCGCCATGGTGGAGAAGTCCCCCTATACCTATGAAATTGCCGCAACCGGTTCCCGGTGGGAGGACATCATCTGCCGATCGATCACCGTTGAGGCGGTGGAAATGGTCGATTCCGGGAACGGGGCGGAGCCTTCCGGGAGAGTGTCGCAACCGGCGTCCGCTCCGGAACTGCCTCCGGTCGAGAGGACCATGGGGCGCTGGAACGGCCAGCCGCTGGAGGATCAACTGCCGAAGCTCGATCAGGTGCTTGCGGCCGTCGGCAACGGGCAGCGGTTCAAGCGGATGGTGCGGGGAGCGGTCATGCGGGCCGACCCGCGCATGTTCGAAGCCTTCAAATCGATGGCCTACCAGGAACCCTCCCCGAACGATAAGTTGCTCGCCTTTGTTGGAATGTACCGGGCCGATCCGGAAAAGGCCCGGCCGGTGCTTTTGGACATCCTTGGAGACCGGGAAGGCCGCAGGGTGACCTGGAGCAAGGGAAAGGATAAGAAGGATCTCGGGTGGGGCCGGGAACTCTCCTGGTGCGAAGGGGGGACCGTCATCGGTTACATAGCGGCCGAAGCGGGCTGGGGCGAATTTCTGCCGGGATTGTTGAGAGTCCTGGCAAGCGATCAGTGCAAATCGGGCTGGGGGCCGCGTTACGGCACCGTGCGCGTCATCGGCCGCCTGGGCAAAGGCCGCCCCGGGGCCGCGGAGGCCATCCGGGGCGTTCTCGAGCAGAAACGGGGCAAGGAGCACGGGGATACCCTGATCGTGGCCGCCCTGGCCGCCGGAGTTCTGGGTGACAAGGGGTCCATCGCCGCCCTGCGGCGTCATCTTGACGGCGAATACTGGCCGCTCAAGCACAACGCGGCCCTTTCCCTGGGCATGCTCGGAGACGTGAGCATCGTGCCGCGCATGCTCGACTGG